One Desulfovibrio fairfieldensis genomic window carries:
- a CDS encoding PEP/pyruvate-binding domain-containing protein: protein MNAVQSLKKLLGLKPRISREQAMAAFTRRYASFKELLQANADLAGIMASLNAAQRGERSLETSQVRKEARRAIVQSERMATCLNDISNQRHQDLNTAVEALGARIEHELEQHTRGDVTSLTLPLSEVDASMAYSVGGKNANLGELRNMLDMPVPRGFAITIQAGILLLLQSSGLFKNIHLTLRAVDPDDPASIREASARVEQLIVDAPVPEEVGGALLRAWDESFGGGDAVAALRSSAIAEDGVQSFAGQYRSILGVTRQTLLPSFKKVVASLFSPRAMTYRASHGYTLEASGMGLCCLEMVRAKAAGVAFSRHPVDLRSNCVLINGLWGLGEMVVDGSGTPDQWLVSRATRKITRETIAHKEARLVLVRRGETVESEVVDVPEALRDVPCLSREQVERLAAMALELERHYQYPQDLEWAVDEDDQIILLQTRPMGLDSTAAESAAPALKHMRPLLSGADVAAKGVGCGPVVPVQPDEDLTHFPEGAVMLMQHSSPNAMTAMQRAAAIIAETGSLTGHMASICREFGVPTLMNLAGATNQLTPGQVVTVDALSGRVFDGEVPELLALRLSRRQPRADTPALVLLRRVAPYILPLHLVDPQSALFSPANCTSLHDVMRYAHELSYSEMFLLSDCLSENCAGGAASRLVCSVPLDLYIIDLGGGLKNPEAATATPEEVTSVPFRHVLGGMLNPAVQAKGPRPVNMSGFLSVMGQAMIGGNQHGGERFGDRSYAIVSDRYLNFSSRVGYHYAILDTWCGDTLSKNYIRFEFAGGAAGNEQRARRVRCIGLILTELGFTVVVTGDRIRARYQKYPKLELCSRLDQLGRLLIMTRQMDMLMVNDEAVQAYAAKFLNGEYH from the coding sequence ATGAACGCCGTACAGAGCCTGAAAAAACTCCTGGGCCTCAAGCCGCGCATCAGCCGCGAGCAGGCCATGGCCGCCTTTACCCGCCGTTACGCCTCCTTCAAGGAATTGCTGCAGGCCAATGCCGATCTGGCGGGCATCATGGCCTCCCTGAACGCGGCCCAGCGCGGCGAGCGCAGCCTGGAAACCAGCCAGGTGCGCAAGGAGGCCCGGCGGGCCATAGTCCAGAGCGAGCGCATGGCGACCTGCCTCAACGACATTTCCAATCAGCGCCACCAGGATCTCAATACGGCCGTGGAGGCCCTGGGCGCCCGCATTGAACATGAGCTGGAACAGCATACGCGCGGCGACGTGACCTCCCTGACCCTGCCGCTCAGCGAGGTGGACGCCAGCATGGCCTACAGCGTGGGCGGCAAAAACGCCAACCTGGGCGAATTGCGCAACATGCTGGACATGCCCGTGCCGCGCGGCTTCGCCATCACCATCCAGGCGGGCATTTTGCTGCTGCTGCAAAGCAGCGGGCTGTTCAAAAACATCCATCTCACGCTCCGCGCCGTGGACCCGGACGACCCGGCCAGCATCCGCGAAGCCTCGGCCAGGGTGGAACAGCTCATTGTGGACGCGCCCGTTCCCGAGGAGGTGGGCGGAGCCCTGCTCCGCGCCTGGGATGAATCTTTCGGCGGGGGCGACGCGGTGGCGGCCCTGCGTTCCAGCGCCATTGCCGAGGACGGCGTGCAGTCCTTCGCCGGGCAGTACCGCAGCATCCTGGGCGTCACCCGCCAAACCCTGTTGCCTTCCTTCAAAAAAGTGGTGGCAAGCCTCTTTTCGCCGCGCGCCATGACCTACCGGGCCAGCCACGGCTATACCCTGGAAGCCTCGGGCATGGGCTTGTGCTGCCTGGAAATGGTCCGGGCCAAGGCCGCCGGTGTGGCCTTTTCCCGCCATCCCGTGGATCTGCGCTCCAACTGCGTGCTGATCAACGGCCTCTGGGGCCTGGGCGAGATGGTAGTGGACGGTTCGGGCACGCCCGACCAGTGGCTGGTTTCGCGGGCTACCCGCAAGATCACGCGTGAAACCATCGCCCACAAGGAGGCGCGGCTGGTTCTGGTGCGCCGGGGCGAGACCGTGGAAAGCGAGGTGGTGGACGTGCCCGAGGCACTGCGCGACGTGCCCTGTCTCAGCCGCGAGCAGGTGGAGCGGCTGGCCGCCATGGCCCTGGAACTGGAGCGCCACTACCAGTATCCCCAGGATCTGGAGTGGGCCGTGGACGAGGACGACCAGATCATTCTGCTCCAGACCCGGCCCATGGGCCTGGACAGCACGGCGGCGGAAAGCGCTGCCCCGGCCCTGAAGCACATGCGGCCGCTGCTCTCCGGCGCGGACGTGGCGGCCAAGGGCGTGGGCTGCGGTCCGGTGGTGCCGGTACAGCCGGACGAGGATCTGACCCATTTTCCCGAAGGCGCGGTCATGCTTATGCAGCACTCCTCGCCCAACGCCATGACCGCCATGCAGCGGGCCGCGGCCATCATTGCCGAAACCGGCAGCCTCACCGGGCACATGGCCTCCATCTGCCGCGAGTTCGGGGTGCCCACATTGATGAATCTGGCCGGAGCCACCAACCAGCTCACGCCGGGGCAGGTGGTGACCGTGGACGCTCTTTCGGGCCGGGTTTTCGACGGCGAAGTTCCGGAATTGCTGGCCCTGCGCCTGAGCCGCCGCCAGCCTAGGGCCGATACGCCCGCCCTGGTGCTGTTGCGGCGGGTGGCTCCCTACATTCTGCCCCTGCATCTGGTGGACCCGCAGTCGGCATTGTTCAGCCCGGCCAACTGCACCTCCCTGCACGACGTCATGCGCTACGCGCACGAACTGAGCTATTCGGAAATGTTTCTGCTGTCCGACTGTCTGTCCGAAAACTGCGCGGGCGGCGCGGCCAGCCGTCTGGTATGTTCCGTGCCGCTGGATCTCTACATCATCGACCTGGGCGGCGGCCTGAAAAATCCCGAAGCGGCCACGGCCACCCCCGAGGAGGTCACCAGCGTGCCCTTCCGGCACGTTCTGGGCGGCATGCTCAATCCGGCCGTGCAGGCCAAGGGTCCCCGCCCGGTGAACATGAGCGGCTTTCTCTCGGTCATGGGCCAGGCCATGATCGGCGGCAACCAGCACGGCGGCGAGCGTTTCGGCGACCGCAGCTACGCCATTGTTTCCGACCGCTACCTCAACTTTTCCTCGCGCGTGGGCTATCACTACGCCATTCTGGACACCTGGTGCGGCGACACCCTGAGCAAAAACTACATCCGCTTTGAATTCGCGGGCGGCGCGGCAGGCAATGAGCAGCGCGCCCGGCGGGTGCGCTGCATCGGGCTGATCCTCACGGAACTCGGCTTTACCGTCGTGGTCACGGGTGATAGGATACGCGCGCGCTACCAGAAATATCCCAAACTTGAACTGTGCTCGCGCCTGGATCAGTTGGGGCGTCTTCTGATCATGACTCGCCAGATGGACATGCTCATGGTCAATGACGAAGCTGTCCAGGCATATGCCGCCAAGTTTCTCAATGGCGAGTATCATTAG